In Desulfonatronum thioautotrophicum, the DNA window AGTCATGCCTCGACGACCCGCGAGGGTGTGGGGAAGCGTTGACAGGGGCAAGCGCAGGCTGGGTATTGAGCCGCGAAAGATACCTCCGGGGTGCCGACGTTGTAAGGAGATGCGGAAGGCCACATTGGGCAAGGCGATATGGCGAGTCTTGCACAAACCCCGCGCGGTCAGAGACCCCATGCATGCGCGGAAACGACCTGCACGGAAACCGGGAGATCCATTGTCCGCACTTTGAAGGTGGACAAACGGGCCGCGTCGGGAAGTCCAAGGACGTACGCCGATGATGTACGGACAAGGGAAGTCGGATGGCTTCATAGTACCTGTGAAGCTCCCGAACAAACTTGCCTCGGCAGGTGCGGAGGGAGTGGAGGGAAGGGGGGCCAGCCAAGAGGAACCCGCAAGAGCAAACCATGCCCCGAACTCAGCGTCGGACAGGCATGCAACATGAGCTGGAGCGGGTACGTCGTATTGATTCGCAGGGACATTTGTCTCCCTTGCAACGATTCGGCGTCATTACTCAAGGCAGGAGCCGGATGCGGTAGTTCCGCACGTCCGGATCTGTGGAGGGGGTGCCCAGTAATGGGCATCCCTACTCCGACTATTACGGGTTATCTTGAAAGCAATATTGGAATAACATCTTGCAAATCTAATGGGATGAACTCTGGCTCATTGTGTTTGTCCGCATGAAAAGCTGGCTCATCAACAATCCCCTCTCCCCACGAAAACCGCTTTGTCCTGACAGACGGCTGGGGCTTGCGCGGAGGATATTTTTCACGCATCCGAAGCAGGACGTGCCAGAATTCCGGAAACGAGGCAAGCGACCCGCGAATGATTGACGCGCTTTTTTCGCATATGCCCGCAAACATGTTCACACCGGAGCCCGAAGAACCATTAACGCTGAGGACGTATGTTTTTCCCTGGCATTGCGGGCAAGTGGTCATCAATTTCCCCTCTTTCCAAAGCATGACCAGGACTCCGAGCGGAATCCGCCAGTAAAATCCGACCATGAGGCCGAGGTATGCAGCATCTGTGGTAATGTTGAAATATTCAGGACGGGATAGAATGAGTTCGGTGTTTTCGATGAACAGCCCAAGGTGCTCCCTGACTAGTTCCAGTTCGCGTTCCCGAGTTTCGGCGATTTTCCTGAAATACTCATCGCGTTCGTGATGTTGACTCTTGTTGGGCATGTTCCTGGTCCTCCTCCTTTCGGAGAGTGATGCGCCGTTTCGATGCGTTCCGTTTGTTTTTCGGAAAATGTCGCAAACGAGCGCGGTTCAGTGTTTTTGCCGACCCACTATTCTGGTACGCCGTCGTCCGTGCCCTTGTGACACGGGGGTGTGTCATATCTGGTCACAGCGAAAAATGGAGATGAACATGCGTGGAAAAATTTTGCTGAACCTGCTCAACGCCATTGAACTTCTGAGCAGGCCGCAAGGGGCAACCATTCAGGAAATTGGAGAAAACCTCGGCCTGCATCGGCGGAGCGTTTACAGGCTGATGGAAGCGATCCAGGAACTTGGCTTTCCAGTTTACGACGCCAAGGGTGAGGCTGGGGCGGCGAAGCAATGGAAAATGTTGGATGATTACGTTGTTCGCTTGCCGAACATCACTTTGCCCAAGGTGGATCTGACGCCATCCGAGGCAATGGCCATTCAGTTCATGGTTGCGGACAACCGGCTGTCCAGGGCTCAGTCATTACGCCGGAATCTGGATCAAGCCCTGGCCAAGCTCTCGTTGCTTCTGCCCCAAAACGTTTCGGATTCATTGCGCAGATTCTCGGAAACAAGTTTTGTCGTCTCGAAGCTGACAAAGGACTACAGCCGGAAGGAAGGGGTCATTGACGACCTGATGGAAGCCATGCTCACCTCAAGAATGTGCGAGGTGGACTATCACGCCTACAGTACCGATCACGTAAAATCCTATGCCGTGGAACCGCTCAGCTTATGTGAACATGACGGAGGGCTTTACCTGTTCGTGCGTATCTCCCGATACGAGGAGATCCGTCTGCTGGCCGTGGAAAGGATTCTCGGCCTGCGCATCCTGGAATCATCGTTTGTCTATCCTGACGACTTTGATCCGCAAGAGCGGCTGAAGAACGCTTTCGGCGTATATTTTGACGATCCTGTCGAGATCACGGTTCGGTTCAGTCCGGAAGTCGCCAAATATGTTTTGGATCGCAAATGGTCGGAAGGGCAACGTGTGACCAAACTGGATGATGGAGGCGTGGAGATGTGGATGCGTACCTCGGGAAAGACGGAGGTTCTGCGGTGGGTATTGGGCTTTGGCCCGAATGCTGAGGTGCTCGAACCAGCGGAACTGAGAAATGAGGTAAAGATGCTACTCAAAAAGTCGGTGCAACTCTACTGAGAAGGGGGCCAGCCTCATTTGGTGCGGCCACGCCCAGAAAACATGCCCCTTTTTCCCCGCCAAGACCAAGCGGTTCCACGTTTGGCCACGACCACACGCCGAAACTCGCGGAAACCTCCCAATCCGAGGAAAAGGCCTTCAGGCACTACCGCCGGGTGCGCGAAGTAATTCGAAATTTTGTGAAGACTTTGCCGGAAGCGCTTGGCGAGCGGCCCTGACTCTGACCAGCAAAGCACGCTCAATAACCGCCGTAGACCTTGCATCTATGGGCGACATGAAGCACCAGAACGGTGATAGTTGAGTTTTGGATTTCGGCCGATGATGCTTGCCTTTTAAGTGGCGGTCAGCGATTCAATGTATGCTAGGGACTCACCGTCCCATTATGAAATCGTCACTTTTATTTCATCTCGGCAGAGCAGAACGCTATCACCGAGATGAGAGGTAGCACCGAGGTATATTGGTCTGTATCCGGTGTGAAATGACTGGCATATCCTGCGAGGTTGTTGTTGGCTGTAAAACAGGAAATTAGGATCAGCCGGATGATCGACAATTGAATCTTCCGAACGAGATGGTTCTTCTGACATTAGGAATTGGCCATAGCCAGCCGTCAGCTCTCTAGCTTTTCCCAAGTGTATGTCAGCCTTGATTCATCAGGCTCAAACCCAAGAGTTTTGCTGACATCAACCTCACTTCTGAACCCCCGCCCACACTGGAACAATCCCCGTCTGAGGCCCACGATTGAAGTGCGCTCGAGAGAGTTGAACTTATAAAGGCATAGCTGGAGACAGCCATCTCCAAAGGGTTATGCTTTGATAGTTTTGGCGCTCGTACCATCATTAAATGGGCTGAAAAGAGCCTCCAGAACGATATGCTTTTTGGTGTAATTCCACAGTCAACGTCGAATATCCAAATATGTGGTCTACATTTTTTTTAATGTAATTGCATTTCCTTTGTTTTCAATACTAAGCACATCTCCAGGCATAAATTTATCAACATCTTCTCTTTCCTTGTTTAACTTTTCAACAATAGGTGGTTTTACAATGATGTTCCCTTTTTTTCCAACAACGGCATGCAGTATCGATTTTAGCTTTAACTTTTCTTTATTAAACTCATAAGGGTATGCTTTACCAGTCTTCAAACCAGCTTCAGCAATAATCTGATAAAATAATGTTGTGACTATGTTGTGCTTTTCGCAAAAATTGTTGACATTGATACTTTCTCCTTGTTCAAGCGATTCTCCAACCTTAACACAGTCATCGACAATTGCTTCCATTTCTTCCAAAGATAAAGTTCTTATTTTTTTATTTTTTTTGCTACTATCAAGGTGCTTTGTGTTTTCATCCATGCTAAAATCTCCATTACTTTTTGTTAAAAGATCCTAAATAAAAAAAATATGTTGATTTTGTAAATCAATTAAATGTGTTGAATATGATATTTCAGAGCTTTATTTTCGAAAAAAAAGATAATAAATTCTTAATTATTTTGCAAAAAAAATAACTAAATTTCATTAAATTGAACTTGGGAAGCTAGTTGTGAAAAATGACAATTTGCGCTGCTAATAGACTAACGTCTTAGTAGTTTATAGCATACAAAATACATCTAACTTTTTGGACGATCAAAATGATTGAGATTGGGGGGGGGACCAATTACTCACATCGATATTTCGTTGGTGAAAAAAGAATACACATTCTCTCGGTAAAGCACAATGTCTTATCCTAGGTCAAAAAAAAACTATTATAAAAAAAATATGTTTAAAAGTCACCTCTCTTAGAACATGGACACGAATTGTTGAAAAGTTTAACATATTACGCAATCTTTGTTCGGAGTCCACTCCATCTCACAAGAGGCATCTCTGTCCGTCGTCCACGAATAAAGCAGGTACGAGAAAGTTAACCGCTAACAGGGTCTGGGCAAAAAAGCCAACATGTTTAATGGTTAGAGCATGGACGTTTTACAGTATGTGGTCAAGCAGGCTTCATCCGTAGTGGACATGTACACTCCATGGCCCATAGCTGGGTCTGGCTTACGAGTTTTACGAAGAAAATTATGCACTCAAGGACCAATTGATGCAGCAAAGGGCTTTACGGGAAACTTCGGTCAAAGCTAGAAGAGGATTCAACTCTTCTCTTTTCGGCATCCCTGGAGACAGCAGGCCGTTCAGGACTAATGTCAATCCGTTTTCGGCGTCCTCCCCATCAGCCAAGGCGGAATCCAAAAGATAATCGATCGTGCCTCGGTGGCCGTCAAGCCTCATTCCGATGCTATCGGTGAAGTCGCACATAATGAGCGGGTCAACACGGAGCTTTCGGGTACTACATCTCTACTGGTTCAATTCCATAGTCAACGCTGAACAACCTGAATTAGTGGGACTTATACACTCAACATCGAAGAGCCAAAAAAGCTGATGTTCCCTTAACTTTTCCATAAAATCTATGTATATCACGACCAACAAGTAATTTTTCGCCATTTTGGCGAATAACATATTCAAATCTGTTATGAATTACTGTATTTTTCTTTACATCGAAATACGTCTCTTTTTGAATTACAATTTTGCATTTTTCTATTAAATCAGGTATTAATTCTTCAGTATCTTCTTTCTTTATCCCTATATAGTCACCATAACTCTTTTTTTTGCGCAACCATCCATAGCTTTCAACGCTATTGTGTTTTGATATATAATCGAGATGTTCTATTATGTCGTTCAAAGATAAAATGTAGTAATCGCAAAAGCTTCCTTCAAAATTTTCAACTTCATTTACAAACACATACTTTGTTTGTTTATTTTTCTCAATTTTGAATTTTAAACATTTTTTTAAACTTTCGAAGAATGATCTGAAAATGTATTTTATGTCATTTTTTAGATGTTTAACTCTTTTTTCTGAGCATATATTGTGTTTTTTGATATAGACTGATGATGAGTCCCCAGGGATATTGATCGTTTCAAGGGTAATGTTTACAGTTCTAAGCAGTTTTTCTTCATTTAAACTCAATTCAATGACTTTTGGTGAATCAAGTTTATTTCTTTTTGTCGGCATTGACATTGGGATTATTATTCCATGGAAATGGTAATTTTTGTTGAAGAATCCTTTACCGACTGGGTGTTCTACTATTCTGAAGCCAATATTGTGCTTGTCATCTATATTAAGTTCTTCTTTTAATTTTTTGACAAATGTTTTTCTGAATTGATTTCGTCTCTCTTTTCCATGGTTTATGCAAAGAAATTTATTTTTTGTTTCTTCTGAAAAAGTTGTGCTGAAGCTATATACATGGTCTAGTTTGTATTTTTTTTTCAACGTAATAATTGTATTGAATATTTCCTTTGAATCTTGATTTCTCTCTTTTGGCTTGCAATACAAGCAAAAACTACTGCCGCAATCATATGTTTTAAAAAATTTATTATTATTGCCTTTTTTATCTTTTTTTTCAATATATGTGCCTTCACGATTATTAGTATTGCATTTCATGAAATTATGTTCAATATATTCGTTTATAGACTGAAAGTATCTGCTTTTGCTATTTATAACTTTTCTTTTGTACATCTCATTGAATTCTTCAAAATTAATACTACCTGGCTTCCCTAAGTCTAAATCTCGACAACTGGAGAAGAAATTTGATCTCATTATGTCTTTATTTGTGCCAAGTGTTTGATTCCGAAACCCAATTATTTCACCATTTTTTCGAAAGTATATTTGGTGTGCCAAACAGTTTTCGTACTTCTTAATGTCTACATTTTGTATGCCTAAATTATTTATTTGCTCTTCTAATTTTTTTGTAGAAAAATTGTTTAAAGAACTAATTGCGATGGTTTCATACAGATTTTAATGATTGCTGAAACAGCACTCATTAATTATATTTTGTTGAGTATTTATTTTGTTTTTTGTTTTGTGGTAATCAGTTGTTAAATTTAGCACAATTTTTACCTTTTTTTATTCTTGCACTTTTTTGGGGACCTGTGGCCAATAGGCATTGCAATTCAAATTTTTTTTTATGCCGTTTGCCTAGATATTACTATACAAAGGCAAACGGCATGAATGTTAATGGTTAAATAGTTTTACCTTGTGCCTTTCATTAGATTATAAATATAAACCAGCTTTACCAGATGATAGGCCATAGAACTTGATTCTTTTTTATTCATTTATTAGCAATGACCTAAACTTTTTAATGAAAAATTTTTAAATTTCTTGAGTTTTATAATTTTCAATTAATTCATATATTTCATGCGCAAACCAACAACTTGTTCGCTTTCCTAATTTTAATGGTGTAGGATATTTGCCGTCTTTAATACCTTTGTACCAGCTTGATTTTGAAATTGGTAATATTTGAAGGACTTGACGCAATCTTAAAAGCTTTGGGTAGTTATTCTCTTTCTTGTTTTCAATAGACATTTTTACCTCTCTTGTTTTTTAATAATTGCAATTCAATTGGTTATAAATTTTTCCCTAGACGTTTTTTTGAAATCCTTAATTCTATTTCCTCA includes these proteins:
- a CDS encoding helix-turn-helix transcriptional regulator, coding for MSIENKKENNYPKLLRLRQVLQILPISKSSWYKGIKDGKYPTPLKLGKRTSCWFAHEIYELIENYKTQEI
- a CDS encoding helix-turn-helix transcriptional regulator; translated protein: MRGKILLNLLNAIELLSRPQGATIQEIGENLGLHRRSVYRLMEAIQELGFPVYDAKGEAGAAKQWKMLDDYVVRLPNITLPKVDLTPSEAMAIQFMVADNRLSRAQSLRRNLDQALAKLSLLLPQNVSDSLRRFSETSFVVSKLTKDYSRKEGVIDDLMEAMLTSRMCEVDYHAYSTDHVKSYAVEPLSLCEHDGGLYLFVRISRYEEIRLLAVERILGLRILESSFVYPDDFDPQERLKNAFGVYFDDPVEITVRFSPEVAKYVLDRKWSEGQRVTKLDDGGVEMWMRTSGKTEVLRWVLGFGPNAEVLEPAELRNEVKMLLKKSVQLY